CTACTGGTCTGACTCATGTATTTAAATATGCGGTGCTAGTTAGAGCAGGCATCCCCACATTGACTAACTCCCATAGAGCTACATTGACTAACTCCCATAGGTTTACATTGACCAACTCCCATAGACCTACATTGACTAACTCCCATAGACCTACATTGACCAACTCCCATAGACTTACTTTGACCTTTCATAGATGTTCATTTGTGCTGTGATAGAATGTCCCCTCAACACACCCCTGGCAGATTACATGGTTTTCCCAGCCAACCAATAGATCAGTAGGTCATATTCTGTCACCCTATCCCTACCCATAACCCTGCCACACCTATCTCCTTGCTGCGATCTGATTGGTCAGGGTGTTGAATCCACTTTCGGGGGCTCGTCCTCATGTTGGCATATGTAAAATAGCTGGCATTcaggtcactgtgtgtgtctgtgtgtgtaaaggggTCTATGTGTgtggtctatgtgtgtgtgtgtgaaagagaggggttGAGAAGGCGGATCAGCGGGTAAAGAGAAAGCGAGTTGTAAAGAGGCCACACAGCCCCTATCCCAAAGCCATGGTTATAAACTGGCAGAATGTTTGGTGGTGAATCAAAAATGAACTGAATATTTCACACATGACCCTCTTTATAGTCTGTACCCCAGAACTGTTCAGCCTTCCCtctaagcacagacacacacacacacacacacacaaagagagagacacagacacacacatgcacacaaacactcgcTCACAGACAAAACGCTGTCAACCCCacacaatcaaatacaattCGGGAATCCCCAACTaatcactgccccccccccccccacccccaaatgaACTCCTCTGACATTCCTGTGAGGGGATTTCAGGAATGTGCCCTTCTGTTCTCTTCTAGCCTCTTTGTCAGTATTAACTCAGGTATGCCAACAGGCATATTGTTTCTTTTTCTCCATCCCCACCCGCCCATGTCAAGAGTCTCTCTGGGTGGGACATGGTTTGGAATCATTGGCCAaccatagggtgtgtgtgtgtgtgtgtgggatactAATCTTTATGGATCTTTATCTGGAACTCTATGTGTGACTCTTCTCTGCTGgcacttctctcttttttttccagtTCTAGTTtggtgacacacatacacacgcactcctACATTGAGAAATAATTCCCCTTTCAGTGGGAGCGTATGAATGAGCCTGATATGTGTCACAAGTGAACTGCATGTTCGGGTGTTTGACAATAAAACCCCTCTTTGTCTGTTTAGCCTGGTTACAATGCAGCATGTAGGATGTCATCAAAATTATTCATATACAACAATGGACACACTGTAGCGTCTATGAGCTGAGCTCaaagagctttgtatgtgatgCCAATAACAAAACACTTAATCCACCTccaactgtgtatgtgtgtgcgtgtctgtgtatgtgtgtgaacgaGTGTAAAAGCAGAGTAATACAGGATCTCACTTAACCTACTGAATCATTGACCCACTTTTATTCTAGTGTCCAAAATGCACGCGTAtcctcgacacacacactcacccaataGGACACGGGCAGGCACTGTCGGTGTGACAACCTCTTTGTGATTGTTTGGACAGGTTTCCCATTCAAGGATGAACACCAGGAGTCACACTCCCTAACTTTAAAAAGCCGAGTCTTAAaccatgtgtgtctctgtgtcgggGTTCTCATCATAAAATCTGCATCATCTGCTCTGCTTGTCGTTAAGGCATGTGAAGTAGGTCAGTGGAGATTGGTTGGAGAGGAGGATTCAGCTTATCTTACTTTGTCACAGAttccaatgagagagagagagcaccgtGGATTtcaatctctccatccattTCTCGCTGTCCTTTATCTCTattactccctctctcgctgcccctctctctctcagttgcaGAAAAGCAGAACCTAGAAAGTGAACGTTCTATGTTCTCTGTAGAAGTTCGGTTCTCATGTTCTGCATTCTGAGGCTCACAGATAAGGGGATTTCTGAACTGAAAAGGTGCTCAGCTACAAGGAGAGTGTTAGTGCCTCCAGGTAGTAATATTTCCAAGCACATTGGCTTTGTTTGAAAGCAGCGCtagatccccacacacacacaaaatgtcttTGTAAGATTCATAGCGGTCAACAATTTACTTGACCAAGTCTACCCACAACCCTCCTACTCAGATATTCTGGCCCAGGTGGATGGTTCCCAACTTGGCCTAGCATTATGACCAACCATCTCCCCTTTACCCAGGCTCAAGTGGAGGCTCAGAGGGCCACCCAGGAGTTCCAGCGGGCGGTGGAGATCCTGCGGGCCGCCAAGGAGACCATCGCCCTGGCAGAGGAGAGGCTCCTGGAGGAGGATAGCCGGCAGTTTGACTCCGCCTGGCAGGAGATGCTCAACCACGCCACCAAGAGGGTATGTAGGGAACTGCAGCGATGAGGACTATCCATTGCAAGTGAACGGGTTGGTGGGGTTTTGTGTTGTGATGAGTGTTAGCAGTTGGACGTGTGTCAGTTGGAGAGGATGTATGTGGGTGAGGCCTCAAGAAGCTCTCTTGTATGAAGACTTGTCTTTCTGGaacctgattggctgctgcaggtgATGGATGCGGAGCAGACGAGGACTCGCTGTGAAGCGGAACACAAGCAGACGGCAGCCAATTACAACACCTGTATCAGTCACATGAGACAACTGGAGAAGAAACTGAAACGCACTATCAACAagtctaggtgtgtgtttgtctgtgtgtgcttgtctgtgtgtgtgtgtgcgcgcgtgcgtgtgtgtgtgtgtgtgtacagggcttCTATGGTTCCTTTTCTTGCAGCTGGTTGTGAGCCTGTATGTTTATCCAGTCATGATATCGGATATATACCAGATGTTGGGGAGGTTggttagttagtgtgtgtgtgtgcttcctttTGGGGCCTGATGGAATGTAACAGCACATTGAGGAGTGTTATTTTTCCAGAGGTTCAGGGTTGCTATAGCAATTGGAATGGTGCTCTGCCAGAATCGTTGACTCAATTCTCTATCCcggtctcctccctccaccctccctcccttcctctttttgCTCTCTTGCTCCTCTTACAGGCCGTACTTTGAATTGAAGGCAAAATATTACCTGCAACTTGAGGTATGTACCAAGTTACCAACTGTGCAGTCCTATCTCTGCACTATCGCTGCGTAGATGAGAATTTGTGTTTAGATTTTAAAGCATGTCAtctatatctctctgtctcgcactctgtctctcctctcagcaaCTGAAGCGCCTTGTGGATGAGCGACAGGCCAAGTTGGCAGCCGCTAAGGGCGAATACCGCACTGCACTGCATAACCTAGAAACTATCTCAGAAGAGATCCATGCCCGGCGACGCTCCGTCTCCATGGGAGCCAGAGGGATGGGTGTTGGGGCGGAGGAAGGGGGGCCCAATGATGACATTGCCAACTTCAAGATGGAGTCCGACGGTCTATCCAGTAAGTCAGATGGTTGAATTGCATAATACCAAGAATATATCgcctttcagtgtgtgtgtgaatttgtgtgtaagtgtgggtgcatgtgttttTAATGCGCCCACTTGTGTGTACATTTCAGTGGTATCTGTGACCTTTGATGACGAAGCAAACCAGAGTGCTGGCTCAGAGGATGACGTTAATACACACTCCACCTCGTCCCCCCGAGACATACCCCCGTCCTCccaccctctgtcctcctcctcacatcCGTCCACCTCTATGGACCTGGGCTGCCcgtacccctcctcctcttacacCACTCCCtgccccttcctctccacctcccccacaccccccctcctctcctcctcctgtcctagtACTCTGGAGCTGCCCAGGGCCTGTGGTTCTGGTGACCCCGACTCGTTGTGTGGTTCTGGGcaggcctctcctctcctgggcgCTCGGAGCCAATGCAGCGGAGCCTCTTCCCCAGACTGCGATCAGGAGAGAGGTGCGTgccagtgtgcgtgtgcagaATAATGTGTTTTTAATTGTACTTGACCTATTCTCAGAAATAACCTTTCcatttcaaacttttttttccatttTAAAGAAGAAGGACATTCTCCGGCCCACTTTAACATgtcttttggtgtgtgtgtgtgtgtgttttgtaggcgacagagcagagggagcagaggataAATTAGAGTCTGGTCTCAGCAAACTCTCTCTGACCCAACCGAGCACAGAGGACTCTGGGAACGACCCCGAAATTGACCCCTACACCGTGACGGTGACCCCAGAACTGaccacctccagccctgcccccatTATCCTGCTCAACAGTGTCTAAAGCTCCACCCTCTCACCCGAAGCGTTTGACACCGGACTTCCATACCTGAACTAAAGTCTTCCTTGAGGAAAGGAaacaaggagaggagataaCTCTAAGAGTGACTCTATTTGTGTTTATTTCTCCTTTGACTCCTTTGACTCCTAAACCATAGACTTGTTTGACTCTTGCTACAATGTAGGGGGGGAATGTGAAGGATCATAGTGAGAGAACCAAGTCCTGGAACACCCTTCACAATGGGAGAGTGGACATGTTTGGATTCCATGGAAGATCTGACAGAATGAGCCAGCGAATGGGAGAAGGCTAACCATATTGGGTACGAACTCTGAACTCTGACTCCTAAACAGCCTTTGTTTTGTTCATGTGAGGGGCATTCGGTCGCCGGCTTTGacttttgagtttgtgtgtttgtgtatgtgagtgtttgtgcttGAAAacctgtgtgcatgttgtgATGGAGGACTCTCATGTTGTGGAGTTATGTGTTTATACTCAGCATAAGTAACTTTATATTTGCATTTATTATAACACACACCCCTGTTGTAAGGCAAATAAACATGTTTGGTTGAAACCAGCTAACCTCTCTCCTACAAATCACTCAAATCCACACTGAAGACTTCAAGTCACCAAGACCTCTTTGAATACAAGAAGATGCATTTAGGTTAATTTTCTGTTTAAATTAAATAGGCCTCCATGTctcggagaggggggggggggtgtttatgTGTATTTATAGCTAACATGGGAA
Above is a window of Osmerus mordax isolate fOsmMor3 chromosome 18, fOsmMor3.pri, whole genome shotgun sequence DNA encoding:
- the sh3bp5a gene encoding SH3 domain-binding protein 5, with the translated sequence MDSLRKGKRCDEVNESPEEEEVDPRVQGELEKLNQSTDDINRWESELEDFRQRFREVLVEATVKLDEQVKRIGRAVDDSKPYWEARRVARQAQVEAQRATQEFQRAVEILRAAKETIALAEERLLEEDSRQFDSAWQEMLNHATKRVMDAEQTRTRCEAEHKQTAANYNTCISHMRQLEKKLKRTINKSRPYFELKAKYYLQLEQLKRLVDERQAKLAAAKGEYRTALHNLETISEEIHARRRSVSMGARGMGVGAEEGGPNDDIANFKMESDGLSMVSVTFDDEANQSAGSEDDVNTHSTSSPRDIPPSSHPLSSSSHPSTSMDLGCPYPSSSYTTPCPFLSTSPTPPLLSSSCPSTLELPRACGSGDPDSLCGSGQASPLLGARSQCSGASSPDCDQERGDRAEGAEDKLESGLSKLSLTQPSTEDSGNDPEIDPYTVTVTPELTTSSPAPIILLNSV